One Ensifer adhaerens genomic window, CCCAGTTGAATTCGTCGTCACGGCAGGTCCGGGCGGCGGCACCGACATCTTCGCCCGCACGATCCAGGCGATCATCGGCAAGTACGAACTGATGAAGGCCCCGGTCGTCGTTACCAACAAGGGCAGCGCCGGTGGTGCCGAAGGTTTCGTCTACACGGCGACCAACAAGGGCGACGCCTACAAGCTCGCTTTCGGCACCAACAACGCTTACCTGCTGCCTGTCCGCGCCAAGGTTCCCTACAAGGCGGACGACCTGACGCCGGTCGCGGCGCTCGCTTCCGACGAATTCGTTCTCTGGGTAAACGGCAAGGCCTCCTACAACACCGCAGCAGATTTTGCCGCCAAGGCGAAGGAAGGCGGCCTGAAGATCGGCGGCAGCCAGTCGAAGGACGTCGACCAGATCCTGACGTCGATGATCAACGAGGCGACCGGTGCTACGATCAACTACATCCCGTTCAAGAGCGGCGGTGAAGCAGCCGTCCAGCTTGCCGGTGAGCACCTCGACGCCAACGTCAACAATCCGAGCGAAAACCTCGGCCAGTGGCAGGCCGGCATGGTCAAGCCGCTCTGCGTCTTCAAGAGCGTCAAGCTTTCGAACGAAACGAAGGTTGCCGGCGACAAGGCCTGGAGCGATATCCCGACCTGCAAGGAATCGGGCATCGCCATCGACAACTACTCCATGCCGCGCACCGTCTGGCTGCCGGCCGGCGTTGACCAGGATGTGGTCAAGTTCTATGCGGACCTGATGCGCAAGGTTTCGGAAACGCCGGAATGGGCAAAGTACCTCGCCGACACCTCGCAGTCGCCGTCCTACATCTCCGGTGACGACTTCAAGGCCGCCATCGAAATGGATGGTGCTGCCGTCGGCGAAGTGCTGAAGCGCGAAGGCTGGCTCGCCAACTAAGGGCGGGACAATGAGACGGGTGCCTTCAGGCGCCCGTCGTTCGCTTTGAAAGGTCACGATCATGAGCGAGAACAGTGCGAATGGGGTCTCCCGCTTCGCGGTTGAGCTTGGCGTTGCTGCCCTGACCGGCGCCTTTGGTGCTGCGGTCTGCTACGGATCTCTCGATATCGGTGCGGGATGGACCGAATTCGGGCCGGAAGCCGGTTACTTTCCCTTTTATGTCGGCCTTTTGATCCTACTCGGAAGCGCTGTGAACGCGATCCACGCTTTCGTCAAGCATCGCGGCACGGGCGAGATCTTCATCGACGGCCACCGCGCCAAGGTGATCTCGTCGTTCCTGTTGCCGCTGATCGCTTTTGCCGGCGTTTCCGCGTGGCTCGGCCTCTATGTCGGCACGGCGCTCTACATCGCAGGAACGATGTTGTTCCAGGGTCGCTACAAATGGTGGATCGCGCTGCCGTCCGGCGTCGCCGTCTCGCTGTTCTTCTTCATCGTATTCGAAATCGGTTTCAAGGTTCCGCTGCTCAAGGGACCGGTCGAGGCCTGGTTCGGGATCTACTGATCCCGACCGCCCACGTTTTCCCGGGAGGAACAACATGGAAAATATCGGTCTCCTGATCGATGGCTTCGGCCACATCCTCAGCTGGAACCACATCCTGCTGATGATGGTCGGCGTCACGCTCGGCATTCTGGTCGGCGTGCTGCCAGGCCTCGGCGCGCCGAACGGCGTGTCGCTGCTGTTGCCGCTGACCTTCTCGATGGACCCGATCTCCGCCATCATTCTGCTCTCCTGCATGTATTGGGGCGCACTTTTCGGCGGGTCGACCACATCGATCCTTTTCAACATTCCCGGCGAGCCTTCGTCGGTGGCCACCACCTTCGACGGCTACCCGATGGCGAAAG contains:
- a CDS encoding tripartite tricarboxylate transporter substrate binding protein, yielding MKNTVSIACIMAAVFGVAAPAAAFEPERPVEFVVTAGPGGGTDIFARTIQAIIGKYELMKAPVVVTNKGSAGGAEGFVYTATNKGDAYKLAFGTNNAYLLPVRAKVPYKADDLTPVAALASDEFVLWVNGKASYNTAADFAAKAKEGGLKIGGSQSKDVDQILTSMINEATGATINYIPFKSGGEAAVQLAGEHLDANVNNPSENLGQWQAGMVKPLCVFKSVKLSNETKVAGDKAWSDIPTCKESGIAIDNYSMPRTVWLPAGVDQDVVKFYADLMRKVSETPEWAKYLADTSQSPSYISGDDFKAAIEMDGAAVGEVLKREGWLAN
- a CDS encoding tripartite tricarboxylate transporter TctB family protein, producing MSENSANGVSRFAVELGVAALTGAFGAAVCYGSLDIGAGWTEFGPEAGYFPFYVGLLILLGSAVNAIHAFVKHRGTGEIFIDGHRAKVISSFLLPLIAFAGVSAWLGLYVGTALYIAGTMLFQGRYKWWIALPSGVAVSLFFFIVFEIGFKVPLLKGPVEAWFGIY